The Halorubrum sp. BV1 sequence GGCCTCGGTGACGGCCGCGCCGCAGACGACACAGCCCGCGTCGAGCAGCGTCGCCCGCATCGCGTCGTCCACCTCGATCGACCGGCGACACTCCGGGCAGACGAAAGTGTGTGTCTGTGCGTCCGTCATACATACACATTCGATCCGAACGGTCATCAAGGATGGATCGGATTCCTGTCGGTTCGGAATTCGGTCACGCGACGACGCGGCCGCGCCACTGCGGTTCGATGGGGGGAGCAACCGCGGTCACTCGAGCACGGTCGAGAGCAGCTTCCGCTGTGCGGCGGCGACGTGCTCCGAGAACGTCGAGCGGTCGATACCGAGGGAGTCGGCGACCTCGCCGGCGTTGGCTCCCTTAGGGTGGTCGAAGTATCCCGCCTCGTACGCGGCGGTGAGCACCTCTCGCTGCCGTTCGGTCAGATCGCTCCGGTCGACGGTGACGAGGTCCGACTCCTCGGGCGTCGACGACGACTGGAGCAGCTGTAACACCTTCATGTCGGGACACGACTCCTGAAAGCCGTCGAGCACAGAGCGGAGGGACGGGAGGTCGGCAGCGTGAAACGTGACGATCAGCCGTCCGTCGCGGATCGTCGTTTCTGCGGCGGGGATCCCGTGGCGGTCGAGCACGGTGAACGGCGAGTCGCCGCGACACGGCGTCTCGAAGCGATAGGCGGCCTTGGCACCGTAATCGAACACCACGTCCGCGTCACCGTCGCCGGCACCCTGGAAGTCGCGGTCCGTGATGAACTCGTAGACCACGGTGTCGGCGTCGCCGTTGGGACCGCTGCGGGCGACGCTGTAGATCGGCGTCGAGCCGTCGACGAACTCCGCGAACGGCGACGGAGACGACACGGGAAGCGAGACTTCCGCTCTAATTCCGGGGCCCATCCACGTCCATCCGTGTTCGCCGGCGGTCAAAACGTTGACGACGCGGGGGCTGCGTCCGGAACCGAGACTCGAACGCCGACGGGGTCGTCCGCCGCCTCCGCGCGATCTTATAAAATACCCCCTATATACAGGGGCGGTGTTGGGGTGTGTGGAACCGCTATCTACGTTCATGAAGCGAAACGCTCCGCACGCGACCGGATCGATCACGGCGACCGAAGGCGACGAGACGCTAGACGAGTCGTTCGACCTCCTCGCAGACCCCGACTGTCGTGCGATCCTCCGCGCCGCCGACACGGCCATGACGACGAGCGAACTCGCGGAAACGTGCGACATCGCGCTCTCGACCGCCTACCGCAAGGTCGAGCGGCTGAGCGACACGCCCCTGTTGGTCGAGGGAGTCCGGTTCGATCCGGACGGCGACCACGCGGCGGAGTACACGCGGGGACCGAGCGACGCCACGATCGAGTTCACCGGCGACGGCGTCACGCTGACGCTTGATATCCCCGATACGTCGGAGCCGGCGGCCGGCTTCGAGACGACGGGCGTGTCGGCCGACTGAGCGCCGGACGATAGGGGAGTGCGGATTTCGGGGCGTCCGTCTCGTGTGTCCCGGCTCCGTTTCGTTTCTGATAATTCCAGAAGCAGGCTTATACTTGCGCACAGACGCGGTTCCGATATGTGTCAGCGGCCGGACCCCGGAACACTCATCGACCTCGCCCAAGACAAGGTCGTGGTGCTCGACGCCGACGGGGTCTACCGATACTGCAACGCGGCCGTCGTCGACCTGCTCGGCTTCGAGCCCGACGAGCTGATCGGCGCGGACGCGTTCGACCTCGTTCATCCCGAAGACAGGGAGCGAGTCCGAGCCGCCTTCGACGCGATCGTTGCCGGCGAGCGCGAGACGGATGAGGCGATCGAATACCGGTACAGCACTGCCGACGGCGAGTGGATCTGGCTCCGAACGACGGTATACGCTCCCCCTGAGACGGACGTCGACGGCTACGTGTTGACCTCACGCGACGTCACGAAGGAGGTGGAGTCGCGGCGGCGGCTGGAGACTATCGCCTCGGCGTCGGCGGACGTGTTCTGGATGTTCTCGGCCGACTGGAGCGAGCTGCTGTTCGTCAACGACGCGGTCGAGGAGGTGTACGGAGTGTCCGTGGAGACGCTCGAACGAGAGCCGCAGAGCTTCCTCCGTGCGGTTCACCCCGACGACCGGCCCTACGTCGAACGCGCGATGAACCGCCTCTCGAACGGCGATTCGACCCACGTCGACTACCGGCTCGGAACCGACGAGGGAGCGACCACATGGGTCCGCGTGCCGGGAGAACCGGTGGTCGAACACGGAGAGGTGGTCGCAGTGACCGGGTTCGCGCGCGACGTGACAGAGGAGTATCGACGGGAGCGACAGCTCGCGGTGCTGGACAACCTGTTGCGTCACACGATTCGGAACGACATGAACATCGTCGACGGCACCGCGGAGCAGATCGCCGATCGGGTGGCCGATGCGAGCGGGTCGAGCGACGACGCCGACAGCGACCACGACCGCGCCCGCGACACCGCGGGACCGTTACCCGTCGACGCCGCCGACGCCGTCACGGAACACGTCGAGACGATCCGACGAGTCGCGGACGACCTGCTGACGACAGCCGAAAAGCAGCGCGGGGTGATCGAGATGCTCCACCAACGCAGGTCACCGCACCCGGTCTCGCTCCGACCGGCCGTCGAGACCGCCGTCGAGATGGTCGCTGACGGCGTTTCGGGTCCGATCGTCGTCGACTGCAAGGAGTCGACCGGCGCGAGCGCGGACGGGACGGGTGCGCGAGGGTCGCCCGACGGCGGAACCGTCGGCCCGTCCGGATCGCGTCACGACGGGGTGGACGACCTCGGAACGGGCGCGACTGGGTCCGAGTCGAGCGCAGGCGGTTCCGAAGCGCACGCCGCCGACGGGGCGGTTCCGCGGCTCGTCGCCTCGTGTCCGTCCGACGTGTCCGCGTTCACGCACCCGGAGATCGACTACGCGATCGCCGAGCTGGTCGACAACGCGGTCGAACACGCGGCGTCGACGCCCGCGGTCCAGATCGACGTGACTGTCTCGGCCGACACCGTCGATATCGCCGTGTGGGACAACTGCGAGCCGATTCCGCCGGAGGAGCGGTCCGCAGTCACCGACCGATGGGAGATGGACGCCCTCAATCACACCGACGGGATGGGACTGTGGCTCGTCTACTGGATCGCAGACAGGTCCGGCGGCGACATCACGTTCGACACCCACGAGGGCGGCAACGTCGTGACGCTCTCGCTCCCGAACGCCGACTGTGACGACGCCGAAGACGCCGTCGACCCGACCGCAGGCGACGGGCGGGGACCGCCCCGGAGACTGAACGCGATCTCGAACGACTGAAGCGACCACGGGATCGGAGAGACAGCGACGGGGACGTCCACCCGACGAGAGTGGACAGTGTCTCTGACGGTGGGTTGAACGGTGTCTCTGACGGTGGGTTGAACGGTGTCTCTGACGGTGGTGGAACAGTGTCTCGGGCGGCTTGCGGGGGAGACAGAGACGTCAGTCGAGTGATTAACTCGGCTCGTGAAACCGCTCCCACCGATCTTAAGCCACCGGTTTGCGTAGGTGATCGTTGATGGGTACGCTCAACGAGCTGTTCGACCCGGACCGGGTCGCCGTCGTCGGCGCAACCGCCCGCGAGGGAGCTGTCGGGCGGGCCGTCACGTCGAACCTGCTCGACGACTTCGACGGCGACACCGTCCCGGTCAACCCGAACTACGACGAGGTGCTCGGGACGCCCTGCGTGGACGGGGTCAGCGAGGCCGACGCCGACGTCGCGGTGATCGTCGTGCCGCCCGCGATCGTGTTGGACGCGATCGAGGCATGTGGCGAGGCCGGCGT is a genomic window containing:
- a CDS encoding helix-turn-helix domain-containing protein, which produces MGPGIRAEVSLPVSSPSPFAEFVDGSTPIYSVARSGPNGDADTVVYEFITDRDFQGAGDGDADVVFDYGAKAAYRFETPCRGDSPFTVLDRHGIPAAETTIRDGRLIVTFHAADLPSLRSVLDGFQESCPDMKVLQLLQSSSTPEESDLVTVDRSDLTERQREVLTAAYEAGYFDHPKGANAGEVADSLGIDRSTFSEHVAAAQRKLLSTVLE
- a CDS encoding helix-turn-helix domain-containing protein yields the protein MKRNAPHATGSITATEGDETLDESFDLLADPDCRAILRAADTAMTTSELAETCDIALSTAYRKVERLSDTPLLVEGVRFDPDGDHAAEYTRGPSDATIEFTGDGVTLTLDIPDTSEPAAGFETTGVSAD
- a CDS encoding PAS domain-containing protein, which codes for MCQRPDPGTLIDLAQDKVVVLDADGVYRYCNAAVVDLLGFEPDELIGADAFDLVHPEDRERVRAAFDAIVAGERETDEAIEYRYSTADGEWIWLRTTVYAPPETDVDGYVLTSRDVTKEVESRRRLETIASASADVFWMFSADWSELLFVNDAVEEVYGVSVETLEREPQSFLRAVHPDDRPYVERAMNRLSNGDSTHVDYRLGTDEGATTWVRVPGEPVVEHGEVVAVTGFARDVTEEYRRERQLAVLDNLLRHTIRNDMNIVDGTAEQIADRVADASGSSDDADSDHDRARDTAGPLPVDAADAVTEHVETIRRVADDLLTTAEKQRGVIEMLHQRRSPHPVSLRPAVETAVEMVADGVSGPIVVDCKESTGASADGTGARGSPDGGTVGPSGSRHDGVDDLGTGATGSESSAGGSEAHAADGAVPRLVASCPSDVSAFTHPEIDYAIAELVDNAVEHAASTPAVQIDVTVSADTVDIAVWDNCEPIPPEERSAVTDRWEMDALNHTDGMGLWLVYWIADRSGGDITFDTHEGGNVVTLSLPNADCDDAEDAVDPTAGDGRGPPRRLNAISND